The sequence GCTGCTGGTCGGGCGCACGGTGTTCGACAACGTTGCGTTGACGCTCGAGGTGCTCGGCCTGCCGCGCCGCGAAATCTCCCGCCGCGTGCACGATGCGCTCGGTGCGGTCGGCATGAGCGCCAAGGCCGACGCGCACCCGCGCGAGCTGTCCGGCGGCGAGCAGCAGCGCGCGGCGATCGCGCGCGCGCTCGTCGGCGATCCGACGATCGTTCTTGCCGACGAGCCGACCGGCAACCTCGATCCCGAGCTGGCAGGCGAGATCCTCGAGCTCTT is a genomic window of bacterium containing:
- a CDS encoding ATP-binding cassette domain-containing protein, which produces MIRMYHVTKNYGKGSPALFDVTCHIKKGEMIYLTGPSGAGKTTFLRLIYADEVPTQGQVLIGGRNIAKLRESSIPYLRRNIGVVFQDFKLLVGRTVFDNVALTLEVLGLPRREISRRVHDALGAVGMSAKADAHPRELSGGEQQRAAIARALVGDPTIVLADEPTGNLDPELAGEILEL